From Bacillus sp. Bos-x628, the proteins below share one genomic window:
- a CDS encoding LysE family transporter: MFLSMLIYAFVTSFTPGPNNIMAMVFTNKYGVKQTFRFCLGVGIGFFVILCISCFFNMILHQVMPKIGWIMAFIGAGYMLYLAVKIMKSKGGEDEVLDRYNHFIPGMLLQFINPKAILYGLTVISTFVLPYGQSNVHLILLTTILALIGFLGTFSWSLFGSIFKRFIASYQRPFHILMGLLLVYSAISMIWGYVM, from the coding sequence TTGTTTCTTTCAATGCTGATCTATGCATTTGTCACTAGCTTTACACCTGGGCCAAACAATATCATGGCCATGGTCTTTACGAATAAGTATGGTGTAAAACAAACATTCCGATTTTGTTTAGGGGTGGGGATTGGGTTTTTCGTCATTTTGTGTATCAGCTGCTTTTTCAATATGATACTTCATCAAGTGATGCCGAAAATTGGCTGGATCATGGCTTTCATTGGAGCCGGTTATATGCTGTATTTAGCCGTAAAAATAATGAAAAGTAAAGGTGGAGAAGATGAAGTGCTAGACCGGTATAATCATTTCATACCGGGCATGCTTCTACAGTTTATTAATCCTAAAGCGATCTTGTATGGGTTAACCGTCATTTCAACATTTGTGCTGCCATATGGACAGTCTAACGTGCATCTCATCTTATTGACGACCATTCTCGCCTTGATTGGATTTTTAGGCACCTTTAGCTGGAGTTTATTCGGCTCCATATTTAAACGTTTTATTGCATCCTATCAGCGACCGTTCCACATTCTCATGGGGCTTTTACTTGTTTATAG
- a CDS encoding XRE family transcriptional regulator codes for MKEVQSIISKNVKLLREQKKLSLEKMADLTGVSKTMIGQIERGESTPTITTLWKIANGLKVSFSELIYAPQPEINVVRKEEGQVLTEDEGRYRVYTTFPFDVRRKFEVYQVEIDLGGSLSADEHIGGTEELITVFEGELYLSIGDEEYTLKAGDSIRFKADRPHEYRQLGNQITRLQMILYYPN; via the coding sequence ATGAAAGAAGTGCAATCAATTATTTCTAAAAACGTGAAGCTTCTCAGAGAACAAAAAAAGTTAAGCCTCGAAAAGATGGCTGATTTAACAGGTGTCAGCAAGACGATGATCGGTCAGATTGAAAGAGGCGAATCGACGCCGACCATCACAACCTTGTGGAAAATTGCAAATGGTTTAAAGGTGTCTTTTAGTGAGTTAATTTACGCTCCACAACCTGAAATCAATGTGGTGCGAAAAGAAGAGGGACAGGTTTTAACAGAGGACGAAGGGAGATATCGCGTTTATACGACTTTTCCATTTGATGTCCGAAGGAAGTTTGAAGTGTATCAAGTGGAAATTGATCTTGGCGGGTCGTTAAGTGCTGATGAACATATCGGAGGAACAGAGGAATTGATTACTGTTTTTGAAGGAGAGCTTTATTTATCAATCGGTGACGAAGAATACACCTTAAAAGCTGGTGACTCTATCCGTTTCAAAGCAGATCGTCCCCATGAGTACAGACAATTAGGAAACCAGATAACACGGCTGCAAATGATCCTTTATTATCCCAATTAA
- a CDS encoding LLM class flavin-dependent oxidoreductase produces MELGISTFVETTPDFQTGKTVSHAQRIREVVEEIILADQVGLDVFGVGEHHRKDFAASNPAVLLAAAATQTKNIRLTSAVTVLSSADPVRVFQDFATLDGLSNGRAEIMAGRGSFIESFPLFGYDLSDYEELFEEKLDLLLKLQQSERVTWSGKHRASIQDVGVYPRPVQDPLPIWIGSGGNRESVVRAGLLGLPLVLAIIGGSPRQFTPLVQLYKQAAVHAGHDPAKLTVASHSHGFVAEETELAADQFFPSTQHVMNTLARERGWEPYTRSTFDAARTLEGALYVGDPDTVAEKVIHLRKNVGITRFMLHVPVGSMPHDQVLKAIELFGKEVAPQVREEVARWEAKQK; encoded by the coding sequence ATGGAACTAGGAATTAGTACATTCGTTGAAACAACACCTGATTTTCAAACGGGAAAAACAGTTAGCCACGCACAGCGTATTAGAGAAGTAGTAGAAGAGATTATATTAGCTGACCAAGTAGGTCTAGATGTATTTGGTGTTGGAGAGCATCACAGGAAAGATTTTGCGGCATCGAATCCAGCCGTGTTATTAGCAGCTGCGGCAACGCAAACAAAGAATATCCGCCTAACAAGTGCAGTAACGGTCCTTTCATCGGCAGATCCCGTACGTGTGTTTCAGGATTTTGCCACATTAGATGGATTGTCTAATGGCCGTGCAGAGATTATGGCAGGTCGCGGTTCATTTATAGAATCTTTTCCACTGTTTGGATATGATTTAAGTGATTATGAAGAGTTATTTGAGGAAAAGCTTGATTTGCTGTTGAAATTACAGCAGTCTGAACGTGTGACATGGAGCGGCAAGCATCGTGCATCCATTCAAGATGTTGGGGTATATCCACGACCTGTTCAAGATCCTCTTCCGATCTGGATTGGCAGTGGTGGGAATCGTGAATCAGTCGTTCGTGCAGGATTATTAGGATTGCCTCTCGTGCTCGCAATCATTGGCGGAAGCCCTAGACAATTCACGCCACTTGTCCAGTTATACAAACAAGCAGCTGTTCATGCTGGACATGATCCCGCTAAGTTGACTGTGGCATCACATTCGCATGGCTTTGTGGCAGAAGAAACAGAGCTGGCTGCAGATCAATTTTTTCCTTCCACACAGCATGTCATGAATACATTAGCGAGAGAGCGGGGCTGGGAACCTTACACGCGTTCTACGTTTGATGCAGCAAGAACATTAGAAGGTGCGTTGTATGTGGGAGATCCAGATACAGTTGCAGAAAAAGTAATCCATCTGCGAAAAAATGTAGGAATTACCCGCTTCATGCTTCATGTGCCGGTTGGCTCTATGCCGCATGATCAAGTACTAAAAGCGATTGAATTATTCGGAAAAGAAGTGGCTCCTCAAGTGAGAGAAGAAGTCGCTCGCTGGGAAGCAAAGCAGAAATAA
- a CDS encoding MarR family transcriptional regulator, translated as MVQHERELDLRLFRVWMKAYQALFTNIQKDIESYKIGFENFQILELLYSKGPHPVQKISDILSIPSGSITYVVNKLEKQELVKRQCAPSDKRVFQVHLTDKGKQLFDVIFPKHTDAISQNLSFIEREEKEQLIELLKKIGLGAKQLHEKGKQGDTQL; from the coding sequence ATGGTGCAGCATGAACGTGAATTAGATTTAAGGCTTTTCCGAGTTTGGATGAAAGCCTACCAAGCCCTTTTTACAAATATTCAAAAAGATATTGAAAGCTATAAGATTGGATTTGAAAATTTTCAGATTCTTGAGTTGTTGTATAGCAAGGGACCGCATCCTGTTCAAAAAATTAGTGACATTTTATCCATTCCAAGTGGAAGCATTACATATGTGGTCAATAAATTAGAGAAGCAAGAGCTTGTCAAAAGGCAGTGTGCGCCCTCTGATAAGCGAGTATTTCAAGTACACCTTACGGACAAAGGGAAGCAATTATTCGATGTTATATTTCCAAAACATACAGATGCTATTTCACAAAACTTGTCCTTTATTGAAAGAGAAGAAAAAGAGCAATTAATTGAATTACTGAAAAAGATCGGTTTAGGTGCGAAACAACTTCATGAAAAGGGGAAACAAGGTGACACTCAGCTTTGA
- a CDS encoding VOC family protein: protein MIRRLDHIVLTVQHLEETIRFYTNVLGMKEETFGDGRKALRFGLQKINLHEAGHEFEPKASHPLPGSADLCFITDLDMDDLLLHLRKQVVPIEEGPVERTGALGPIESIYIRDPDMNLIEISRYIEEK from the coding sequence ATGATAAGACGACTTGATCATATCGTGTTGACCGTTCAACATCTAGAGGAAACCATTCGCTTTTATACAAACGTATTAGGGATGAAGGAAGAGACCTTCGGAGACGGCCGAAAAGCACTCCGTTTTGGTTTGCAAAAGATCAACCTTCATGAAGCAGGACACGAGTTTGAACCAAAAGCATCGCATCCCTTGCCTGGATCTGCTGATTTGTGTTTCATCACAGATTTGGACATGGATGACTTATTGCTGCACCTTCGAAAACAGGTCGTGCCAATTGAAGAGGGACCGGTCGAGCGTACTGGTGCTCTAGGTCCAATTGAATCCATTTATATCCGTGATCCTGATATGAATTTAATTGAGATCTCTAGATATATAGAGGAGAAATGA
- a CDS encoding MFS transporter yields the protein MQKPLKEQKAVLVILLSNIFIAFLGIGLIIPVMPLFMNVMHLTGSTMGYLVAAFAVAQLISSPLAGRWVDRYGRKVMIVSGLFLFALSELVFGLGTHVYVLYGARVLGGISAAFIMPAVTAYIADITTVQERSKAMGYVSAAISTGFIIGPGIGGFIAEYGVRLPFFFAAGIAFIAVISSMFMLKEPFTKEEREKQMENVKDSTFFKDLKKSIHPSYLIAFIIVFVLSFGLSAYETVFSLFTNHKFGFGPKDIAIIITVSSIVAVIIQVLVFGQLVNFLGEKRVIQLCLIVGAILAFVSTVVSGFIVVLIVTCIIFLAFDLLRPALTTFLSKIAGNQQGFVAGMNSTYTSLGTIFGPALGGILFDQNIHFPFLFAGVVLFLGLGLTLIWKGKVTEETAAE from the coding sequence ATGCAAAAACCGTTGAAAGAACAAAAGGCTGTACTGGTAATTTTACTAAGTAATATTTTTATTGCGTTTTTAGGCATTGGACTTATTATTCCTGTCATGCCTTTATTTATGAATGTGATGCACTTAACAGGCAGTACAATGGGATATCTTGTCGCTGCATTTGCCGTTGCTCAATTAATCTCATCACCCTTAGCAGGAAGATGGGTGGATCGCTACGGCAGAAAAGTCATGATCGTGTCAGGACTGTTTCTATTCGCACTGTCTGAACTCGTTTTTGGATTAGGGACACATGTATACGTCCTATATGGAGCAAGGGTTCTAGGCGGCATTAGTGCGGCATTTATTATGCCTGCTGTGACAGCCTACATAGCAGATATCACGACAGTTCAAGAAAGATCAAAGGCTATGGGGTATGTGTCTGCGGCGATTAGTACGGGGTTTATCATTGGACCGGGAATTGGGGGATTTATTGCAGAATATGGCGTTCGTCTGCCGTTTTTCTTTGCAGCAGGTATTGCCTTTATTGCGGTCATCTCCTCTATGTTTATGCTAAAAGAGCCATTCACAAAAGAAGAACGAGAGAAGCAAATGGAGAATGTGAAAGACTCGACCTTCTTTAAAGACTTGAAAAAATCAATCCATCCCAGCTATCTCATCGCTTTCATTATTGTATTTGTGCTATCATTCGGTTTATCAGCATATGAAACAGTATTTAGTTTGTTTACAAATCATAAGTTCGGTTTCGGACCGAAAGATATTGCAATTATTATTACCGTCAGCTCCATTGTGGCTGTGATCATTCAAGTACTTGTCTTCGGTCAACTTGTGAATTTCCTTGGTGAGAAAAGAGTGATCCAGCTTTGCTTAATCGTCGGTGCGATTTTAGCTTTCGTTTCCACTGTCGTCTCAGGGTTTATAGTCGTGCTGATTGTCACATGTATCATTTTCTTGGCATTTGATTTATTACGACCGGCATTAACGACATTTCTTTCAAAAATCGCTGGCAACCAGCAAGGATTTGTAGCGGGGATGAACTCAACGTACACAAGCCTTGGGACGATTTTTGGCCCAGCACTCGGCGGAATTTTATTTGATCAAAATATTCACTTCCCATTTCTATTTGCAGGTGTTGTCTTATTTCTAGGATTAGGCTTAACGCTTATTTGGAAGGGGAAGGTGACCGAAGAGACAGCAGCAGAATAA